TGTTGAAAAAGGTATTACTCACTAATAATGCAGCAGCGAAAAAAGCATTAATAATGGTTACTTTCCATTTGAGAAAAGCATCATTTTGCAAGTATATTGTTAGGCCGCCAAAAACAACAATCAAACCAAAAATTATCCATTGTTTAGCGGGAATTTTTTCTTTCTTGATTTTATAGTAAAAAATTTGCACGAAAGCGGCGACAATTAAACTGCCAGTAGCCCAGTAAATTCCGGCGATTGAATTAATGATAAAGAAAATTAGAAGAGGAAAGTATTCAATAAACAGTTGCATATAATACCGAAATTAAAGATGGACTTAGAGCGATATTAAAAAGTATCGCCTACGAATAACGTGATTTTAACGAATGCGAGTTTAATAGCCAAGCTTATATTTGTTTAATACCTAACTATAAAGACTTTATTTTGCCATTGTCATTGATCTTTATCAACGAAGCGGCTTTGGGGAATTGTACTTTGGTCAATAGCAGGGTACTTTAGCATCAAGTTTAATAACCACAGATAATCGTCTCCCATGGCAACTGACAAATTATTTTATCAAGAACAAAGCAATGAAGTATCATTATTTAACTATGCTTTTGAACATCAACTTCCTGTATTGATCAAGGGGCCAACAGGCTGTGGTAAAACACGTTTTGTTGCCCATATGGCCGAAAAACTTAATAAGCCTTTATATACAGTGGCTTGTCATGATGATCTCACTGCAGCAGACTTAGTCGGTCGACATTTAATTGGTCCTAATGGCACGTATTGGCAAGATGGTCCATTAACACGTGCGGTACGTGAAGGTGGCATTTGTTATTTAGATGAAGTGGTTGAAGCACGTAAAGATACTACGGTCGTTTTGCATCCTTTAGCTGATGACCGCCGGATATTACCTTTAGAACGTACCGGAGAGCTGCTCGAAGCTGCTCCAGGTTTTATGTTGGTGGTTTCTTATAACCCCGGCTATCAAAATTTATTAAAAGGTATGAAGGCAAGTACTAGACAACGTTTTGTCGCTTTACGTTTTGAATATCCTAGTGCAGAGCTTGAACAGCAAATACTGATAAAAGAAGCTGGCGCTGACCCTCATCTAGCCTTTAAATTAGTTGAGCTAGCTGGTGCGTTACGCCGACTAGAACAAAATGATTTAGATGAAGTCGCTTCAACCCGATTGTTGATTTATGCAGCCAGAATGATGAGCTCTGGTATGAACCCGTTGGATGTTTGTCGCTGTTGTTTGGCTGAGCCATTAACGGATGATCCTCTAACGGTGCAAGCTTTGATGGATGTCGCCAGAATTTACTTTGACTAGTTATCTAGAGATTATATGACCAATCCATCAATAGCGATTGAACTCCCTGATAAAAAACTGCCTGGTGATTTAGCCATGTGGTTTTTCATTTTGGCTGAGTTAACTGTATTTGCCATTTTTTTTATTGGTTTTTCCGTCAGTGAACAGTTAAACGGAGAAATGTTTAGCCAAGGTAAAGCGCAGTTACATCAAACGGCAGGTTTAATTAATACCATTGCGTTAATCACCAGTAGTTTTTTTGTTGCGATCGCATTGACTAAAATACATAAAGCGCAAGCTAAACAAGCGGTACTTTTATTATTAACAGCTAAAGCTTTTGCTATCATTTATATTTCGGTCAAAATTTGGGAATACCTTTCATTATTTGAGCAAGGTATAACGATTGAAACGAATACCTTTTTCACCTTATATTTTTTAATTACTGCTTTTCATTTAATGCATGTTTTATTGGGCATGGTTATCCTCGCCTTCATTGCTTACAGCGCTTGGCAGGGTAAGTATCAAAATAATGAGATTTCTGGCTTTGAAGCCGGTACGAGCTATTGGCATATGGTGGATTTATTGTGGATTATTTTATTTCCGTTGATATATGTTATTTAGTTGAATCTGATTATCAACATAACTTAATTTATGCCTAAGGGTAATGTAGTGCAAAATAATAAAACCGTTAATATAGCCGCGGCAACAAAGAGTTGGCTTTTACTTATTGCATTAAGTGTTATTGCCATTTATTTACCAGAATTTATTGATCATAGAAGCTTTTATACAATTGCAGCGTTAGTGATTGTCGTAATAAAAGGTCAACAAATTGTAGATATATTCATGGAGCTTAATAACGCTCCTAAGTTTTGGCGTTTACTCTTCTTAAGCTATATTACGCTGCTACCTTTAATTATTTCTGTCATCTATTTAACTTAATTAAAGCTTATGGGTTTATTTAATTTCATTCGATCATAAGATCAAGGATGGGAGTATGATTAATCGAGGTCCTAGCCCAAGTGGAAACTTCGCGGTAATTTGTCAATCTTTATACTTAGCAAATTTACTGTTATTACCCGGCATATTTTTTTTAGTCTTACTTTACTATTACCTTCAATATCAGCAACATAAACTTCAGGATGGTGTTGTCGAAGTCCAAGTTGATAATAATAAAATAAGAATTCGAAATCTCGGTATCGGTAAAGTTCACCTAATAAGAAGTCTACAGCTGTCTGTTCTAGCGGGAATTTTACTTGCGCTAGTACCGTTAATTGTGATTTATTTTTCCTCACAACTAAAATCATCGATCATGGTGGGATTAATTTATTTTATTACTTTGCATACCGGGTTTATTTTGATCGGCATGTTAAACTTATCTCGTGCAATGGCGAAAAAACTGCCTCTTTTTTAATTCCTCGTTATTCGCTTATCCCCACAAACCTTACTTTATCGTTACGCTCAAAAAAGAGCGTATTGAAATCCGAAAAAAGTTTAGAGCTACCTTACTTGGCTACACGCAGATAAAAATATCCGATAGTGTGCAAGACCACTTCTTTTCACTGACCCCATTTTAAATTTTGATAAAGCAAAATAACTTTCTGTTGACCCATATCACGGCAAAGAGCCATTTTATTGATACAATATAACTACTATTTATTTAAATGAATGTATTACGGTTATGGAAGAGTGGGTTGGTGGACTTTGGCATAAATATATTACTCGTAAAGCAAACCCCGAGTTTGATGACGCACGCGTAAATTTCGATCAAGTAAGTAAATCAGTCTCGATGGTGTTTCGCGCACTAGGTGGTGATGTTGTTAAACGTGTCGAAGCGGCTACAGGAAGAGAGTATTTAACGCGTAAAAGCTTTTTGCAAAAAATATCGGGTGATAACCAACTGGTAAGTCTTGCTTGGCAAGATGAAGAAAGCCTACGCTTACCTGAGTCATTAGCAGTATTTAATGAAAAAGCACTTAATTATGATCTTTATATTTGGTTAGCTGTTCTAGCTGCCCATCATAGTGGCAGTTTTCGTCATTGGGCTAAAGACAATCAAGCATTAGTCGTCGCCGTATTAGAAAAATTCCCCGCGCTACATAATCGATATCGCCGTTTAGCCAAAGCATTTGTTGATATGCGTCCATCGCTAGATCAAATGCCCGCGGTAGAAAGAACGATGGAGCAATCAATCAGGGATGCCATCCTAATTCCTGGTTCCGTTAACGAATTCCCAGTGGTAAATTTTGCCCCACAAGCGGTATATTTGTGGCTTTATCCTTCTGCTAGTAGTGATGATGTACTTATGGCAGATATTGATGAAGATGAGCTATCAGATGAAAACGAAGATCAAGATGGGGAGAAGAAATCAGCTAAAAAAGCGCAGAGTTCAAGGAAAAAAGCCGAACGTGTAGATTCTGATGATAGTCGCGGTGGTATGATGATCTTTCGTCTTGAAAGCTTGTTCTCTTGGAGCGAGTTTTCAAAAATGGATCGTGGTAAAGATGACAGTGATGAAGATGAAGAAGATTATCAAAGCACTATTGATGATTTAGATAAAATTACCTTAACCAAGAAACAAGAACATCAAAAAAGTGGTCAGATAAAAATAGATTTAGACTTACCTTCGGCATCTGAAGATGATATTCCGCTAGGTGAGGGCATAAAGTTACCGGAATGGAATTATAAAACGCAAACGTTGCAAGAAGATCGTTGTTTATTGCAACCTATGTTACCTCGTGATGCCACGCCAACAAAATTACCAGTGAAATTGCAAAAAACCGCAAGAATGATTCAAGCACAGTTTGAACAGTTACGCAGTGTTAAATATTGGTTAAAAGCTCAACCTCAAGGCGAAGAGCTTGATTTAAATGCTTGGCTCGATTTTCATGTTGAGAGTAAAACGGCAGCGACAGCGGAAAAAGGATTATTTCAATCATATAGAGGCAATAATCGTGATTTGTCTTGTTTATTATTAGCCGATTTATCAATGTCGACAGATTCCCATTTAGATAATGACAATCGTGTTATTGACGTAGTACAAGACAGCCTATTGCTTTTTGGTGAAGCATTACAGTCGGTTGGTGATAATTTTGCTATGTATGGATTTTCTTCAGTAAAACGAAGCAATATTCGCTTCACTATGTTGAAAAACTTTAATGAAAAATATAATGACCATGTAAGAGGACGCATACAAGCGATTACGCCTGGGTTTTACACCAGAATGGGCGCGGCAATTCGTCAAGCGACAAAGGTTATTAGTGAACAAAAAACGGCAGACAAACTTTTGCTTATTTTAACTGATGGTAAACCCAATGATATCGACCACTATGAAGGTCGCTTTGGCATTGAAGATACTCATCAAGCAATTAACGAAGCAAAACGACTAGGTATCAAACCTTTTTGTATAACGATTGATGTTGATGCACAAGAATACTTACCTTATTTATTTGGTAATGACGGTTTTACACAAATATTAAGACCAGCTCAATTGCCATTACGTTTACCGCAATTGTATCATCAGTTGACCTCACAGTAGCTGTGCACAAATGAATATTAAAAGGGAACTCGTATGAGCCAAACAACTAAAACGTGTTTGTTTTGTCAAACTGAAAATACCTGTGAAGGTGAAAAAAATCAATGTCAGCATTGTGGTATGGAATTGCCCGATAAACACCCAAATGATAGAAATACAGGGGTAAGGTTTTTTTTTAAAGCTTTCTGGCTTATCGCGTTATTCTGTATTGTGATGGTCTTTTATTTACCACGCTAAAATGTTTATAGACTGGTTTTAGTGTTAAAGAAGCCCAATCGATGACATGTTAAAAAGCGTAAGTAAAATTATTTTCTTACGCTTTTTTCTTATATAAAAAAACAGCCTTTTCACTACGACACCTAAAGTCGAACGTGCTGAGAGATAACATGGTAAAACTTAGCCTCAGTGATGCTATTTTATTGCAATACATAATGGATTGAAGTTGCTTGGGCTAGTCAAGGCTATGTAAACGTATTGTGCATGCCACAGAATGGTTGCATAGTAAGTTTGTCTAGTATCTTATTTACAGTGACTAAAATTTTTTATAGGGAGCTTTAAGACAATAAGTCGGATGGTATATTAGTGGCTTTTTTCGTTATCACCAGAGCTAAGCCACGGGTGATGAAAGTATTAGTATGAGGAGTTAGTACTATTCTTCTATTAACAAGGTAATATCAGTTACAGGTACGCAGCAGCAAGGTAAAATTTCATTGTCACCGACATAAGCTAAAGGCTCACCTAACGGGTAGTTAATTTCACCTTCTACTAACGTAACTCTGCATGCACCACAAAATCCATCACGACAATGGTAATGCACTTCTACATTGGACGACTCTAAACAATCAAGTAACGTTTGTTCATTATTATCATAATGAACAACCTTACTTTGAACGTTAATTTTTAGCTGCAATCTGACGGTATCCTTCACATCTTGATTCGTATTTTCTACTTTTATACACTTTGAAAGCACTCAATTAAGGCAAGTGCCATCAGTATACTTGCCTACAAATCAAAATCGTCAAAGTCATCTGCATCAACGGAAGAATCTACTTGGCCGACTAAATAACTCGATATTTCAGTCTCTTGTGGCGCAACCTGCACGTTATCGCTGACAAGATAAGCATTCATCCATGGTAACGGGTTACTCTTAATGTCAAAAGGTGCACCAAAACCGATGGCGGTTAAACGCTGATTAGAAATATATTCAATATATTGATTTAAAATATCGGCATTCAGTCCAATCATTGAGCCATCTTTAAATAAATACTGGGCCCATTCTTTTTCCTGCTCGACAACATCTAAGAAGATTTGTAAACCTTCATCACGAAGTTCTTCACTAATAATCTTCATTTCAGGATCATCTTTACCTGATCTCCAATTATTAAGAATATGTTGAGTACCCGTTAAATGAAGTGCTTCATCGCGTGCAATCAATTTTATAATTTTGGCATTGCCTTCAAGTAATTCACGTTCTGCAAAAGCAAATGAGCAAGCAAAACTTACATAAAATCGAATAGCTTCTAATGCATTAACAGAACAAACAGCAAGGAATAAACGTTCTTTAAGTTTTCTGGTTGATACTTCAACTGTTTTACCTTCAACTTCATAAGTTCCTTCACCTTGTGATTGAAGTAACTGAGTGGTCAGAATGACGTCATCAAAAAACTTAGCAATACTTGAAGCACGTTTTAAAATGGCTGGATTAACGATTATATCGTCAAATATTTCACCTGGTTCAGTAAATAAGTTACGAAGAATATGGGTGTAAGAACGTGAATGAATGGTTTCACTAAAAGCCCATGTTTCTACCCAAGTTTCTACTTCAGGTAAAGAAACCAAAGGAAGTAATACTGCATTAACAGAACGTGCAGCCATTGAATCTAAAAGTGTTTGGTACTTTAAGTTAGAAATAAATATGTGCTTTTCTGAATCGGTAAGGCTCTGCCAATCAGCTCTATCTTTAGATACATCTACTTCTTCTGGACGCCAAAAAAATGATAATTGCTTTTCAATTAATTTTTCAAAAGCAATATAACGTTGCTGATCGTAGCGAGAAACGTTAACGCTATTACCTAAAAACATTGGCTCTAAAAGTGCATTGTTAGGTACTTGATTAAACGTGGTATACGTCATGTTTTTATTCCTTTGGGACTACAGTGCTGTAGTAGCAAAAGCCTAGTACATTGCTAGGCTTTATATAGTAAGTTTGAGATATAAGAGGGTTAAGTAAAAAGATTAAATTTTACAAGCTCCGCCAGCACAACTATCGTCTTCAATTTCAATATCATCGCTCGCACCATCACGGGTGTTATGGTAATAAAGTGTTTTAACACCCAGTTTATAGGCCGTTAGTATATCTTTTAAGATTTGTTTAACGGGGACTTTACCGCCTTCAAATTTATTCGGATCATAATTAGTATTTGCTGATATCGCTTGGTCGACAAACTTTTGCATAATACCAACCAATTCTAAATAGCCTTGGTTATCTGGAATATTCCAGAGTAACTCATAATTGCCTTTTAGTTTTTCATACTCAGGAACAACTTGTTTCAATACACCATCTTTACTGGCTTTAATGCTTATTAAACCACGAGGTGGCTCAATACCATTAGTTGCGTTAGATATCTGTGAAGATGTTTCAGATGGCATTAATGCAGAAACTGTTGAGTTTCTTACACCATGCTTTTTAATACTTTCACGTAAACTTTCCCAATCTAAATGAAGTGGTTCACCGGTAATGTCATCGATTGTCTTTTTATAAGTATCAATCGGTAAAATTCCTTTAGATAAGAGTGTTTCATCAAATTTAGGACATGCACCTTGCTCTTTCGCTAATTCATTTGTCGCTTTGAGTAAGTAAAACTGAATAGCTTCAAAAGTGCGGTGAGTTAAGTTATTTGCACTACCGTTTGAGTAGTAAAGTCCGTTTTTAGCAAGATAGTATGCATAGTTAATAACACCTATACCTAATGTTCTTCTCGCCATGCTAGCACTTTGTGCTGCAGCAATAGGGTAGTCTTGATAATCTAATAAACTATCTAAAGCGCGAACAGCGAGATCTGCTAATCCCTCTAGTTCATCTAATGAGTCGATAGCACCTAAGTTAAATGCAGAAAGTGTACAAAGCGCAATTTCCCCATTCTCATCATTAATATCATTCATTGGCTTAGTTGGCAGGGCAATTTCTAAACACAAATTACTCTGACGAATAGCCGCTTTACTTGAATCAAATGGACTATGAGTATTACAGTGATCTACGTTTTGTAAGTAGATACGGCCGGTGCTTGCGCGTTCTTGTGCAAACAG
The DNA window shown above is from Colwellia psychrerythraea 34H and carries:
- a CDS encoding septation protein A, whose amino-acid sequence is MQLFIEYFPLLIFFIINSIAGIYWATGSLIVAAFVQIFYYKIKKEKIPAKQWIIFGLIVVFGGLTIYLQNDAFLKWKVTIINAFFAAALLVSNTFFNKNIIKEFLAESLSLPENIWSRLNLAWALFFLFCSGLNYYIAFNYDLDTWVNFKVFGLTGLMFLFSITSILFLYKYLEVEEEINDTDTINNEKTKEST
- a CDS encoding CbbQ/NirQ/NorQ/GpvN family protein; this translates as MATDKLFYQEQSNEVSLFNYAFEHQLPVLIKGPTGCGKTRFVAHMAEKLNKPLYTVACHDDLTAADLVGRHLIGPNGTYWQDGPLTRAVREGGICYLDEVVEARKDTTVVLHPLADDRRILPLERTGELLEAAPGFMLVVSYNPGYQNLLKGMKASTRQRFVALRFEYPSAELEQQILIKEAGADPHLAFKLVELAGALRRLEQNDLDEVASTRLLIYAARMMSSGMNPLDVCRCCLAEPLTDDPLTVQALMDVARIYFD
- a CDS encoding cytochrome c oxidase subunit 3 family protein, encoding MTNPSIAIELPDKKLPGDLAMWFFILAELTVFAIFFIGFSVSEQLNGEMFSQGKAQLHQTAGLINTIALITSSFFVAIALTKIHKAQAKQAVLLLLTAKAFAIIYISVKIWEYLSLFEQGITIETNTFFTLYFLITAFHLMHVLLGMVILAFIAYSAWQGKYQNNEISGFEAGTSYWHMVDLLWIILFPLIYVI
- a CDS encoding cytochrome C oxidase subunit IV family protein yields the protein MQNNKTVNIAAATKSWLLLIALSVIAIYLPEFIDHRSFYTIAALVIVVIKGQQIVDIFMELNNAPKFWRLLFLSYITLLPLIISVIYLT
- a CDS encoding nitric oxide reductase activation protein NorD, whose translation is MEEWVGGLWHKYITRKANPEFDDARVNFDQVSKSVSMVFRALGGDVVKRVEAATGREYLTRKSFLQKISGDNQLVSLAWQDEESLRLPESLAVFNEKALNYDLYIWLAVLAAHHSGSFRHWAKDNQALVVAVLEKFPALHNRYRRLAKAFVDMRPSLDQMPAVERTMEQSIRDAILIPGSVNEFPVVNFAPQAVYLWLYPSASSDDVLMADIDEDELSDENEDQDGEKKSAKKAQSSRKKAERVDSDDSRGGMMIFRLESLFSWSEFSKMDRGKDDSDEDEEDYQSTIDDLDKITLTKKQEHQKSGQIKIDLDLPSASEDDIPLGEGIKLPEWNYKTQTLQEDRCLLQPMLPRDATPTKLPVKLQKTARMIQAQFEQLRSVKYWLKAQPQGEELDLNAWLDFHVESKTAATAEKGLFQSYRGNNRDLSCLLLADLSMSTDSHLDNDNRVIDVVQDSLLLFGEALQSVGDNFAMYGFSSVKRSNIRFTMLKNFNEKYNDHVRGRIQAITPGFYTRMGAAIRQATKVISEQKTADKLLLILTDGKPNDIDHYEGRFGIEDTHQAINEAKRLGIKPFCITIDVDAQEYLPYLFGNDGFTQILRPAQLPLRLPQLYHQLTSQ
- the yfaE gene encoding class I ribonucleotide reductase maintenance protein YfaE, whose protein sequence is MQLKINVQSKVVHYDNNEQTLLDCLESSNVEVHYHCRDGFCGACRVTLVEGEINYPLGEPLAYVGDNEILPCCCVPVTDITLLIEE
- the nrdB gene encoding class Ia ribonucleoside-diphosphate reductase subunit beta — its product is MTYTTFNQVPNNALLEPMFLGNSVNVSRYDQQRYIAFEKLIEKQLSFFWRPEEVDVSKDRADWQSLTDSEKHIFISNLKYQTLLDSMAARSVNAVLLPLVSLPEVETWVETWAFSETIHSRSYTHILRNLFTEPGEIFDDIIVNPAILKRASSIAKFFDDVILTTQLLQSQGEGTYEVEGKTVEVSTRKLKERLFLAVCSVNALEAIRFYVSFACSFAFAERELLEGNAKIIKLIARDEALHLTGTQHILNNWRSGKDDPEMKIISEELRDEGLQIFLDVVEQEKEWAQYLFKDGSMIGLNADILNQYIEYISNQRLTAIGFGAPFDIKSNPLPWMNAYLVSDNVQVAPQETEISSYLVGQVDSSVDADDFDDFDL